The Arachis ipaensis cultivar K30076 chromosome B07, Araip1.1, whole genome shotgun sequence genomic interval TACACTGCATAGCACAATGAAAATTAGACTACATATATTTTCAGATTTCACCAGAAAAAGGAGCATGGCTAGAAAGTAATTGTCctctaatcaaaataaaataagtgaCTTCCGAAAATATATAGTGTACAGATTTTGTATGAAAAGTCGAAAAGACTAATTTGTCACCCTTTTCTGATTAATGAGAGGCGAATTTGTCATTTTAAACCTAAAGGTTGCTTTCTTCTCAGTGTTTTGCTTTTGTTAAATTTGGTCATAAActtgaatttacttctgcttaAAGAGTTGCTTTTCATTTTACAGATGATTTATGCACATAAATAGCATGAACTGATCACAATAAAGTGAGGTATGAAAGAGGGTATTTGATTCTTACAAGCTCTTTTTAAGGTTATAAATGGAAACGACTTTCTGATTTGTTGGAACTTTTCCATCTTTTAACACTTTGATTGGTTCTTTAGGTGTGTCATAATCAATTTAGAGAGCAATTCTTTCTTTtggaaaaaaatataacaagtttGAGATGCAGAACCAAAAAACAAACGATGTGTCAACATTTTCTAGCGAATTCTTAAGCATGCCCAAGAAATTAGTAACCTATAAATTATCAGTAAACAGTAAATACTATCACCAATTATATTAATGAAAAAATTGACTGAAATGAAGTTCTTGAAGATAGAATTTCATATGATACCTGGTTTCTTCATTGTTTCTCTGCTGTTCAATATCAGAAAAGCTAAGAACATCTCCTTGAGTTGCACAAATTTGCCGGTACCGGCCATAAAGTAGAAGCAGATTAAGAAAACAACCAATATCATAACCAGCTGACCAAATCCTCATAGGCCAAACAGGCCTCTCCTTTTTTGAAATAGCCAAAGTGAATGTTATAGTGATTATCTGAACCACTAAAGCTATAAACTCCATCATCATCCATGTTCTAGTATTGAAAGGATTAGAGCCAAGGTTTGACCTTGATCCATTTTGGTAATGGAACACTCTTCTCAAGAAGGTAAACCATCTTGCTCTCGATACCCTCATCGCCGTCTGAACCAAAAACGAAGGCGGGGAGGCACGTGGAAGAGGCCGGTTTCTGGTACTATTCACCCTGCTATCTTCTGCTGCTGCAGCTGCAGAATTTGAAGAAAATGAAGCCATGCTGCCAGAGTTGATGAATAAGGACTCTTGTGGAAGGAAGCACCTAGAATTCATTGGaaacgtatatatatatatattctctctGCACTCGAATCAAATCCTCACAAATTCGACAAACATGAAACAAAAAAAGAATCCCGAATACCCCTTTTGCCTCTATATGTTAAGAATCCATGTAAACTTGTAAAAAAGGCATGCATAAGGGATAAAGTCTTTTATGTGAATCTTTTCCCAGGAACTGATTCCAAAAGGTGTTAGCTTTATTTCATGAGAACTTGAAACTGAAGCACCCCAGGTGGCAGAGTTGCTTTGGGATGGAACTAGAACCTTGAATATTTGATTCAAACTTCCCCTTTATGGGGTCTACACTCTTCACCGCCTTAAACTCCTCAACAAAACAAAACCAAACCAGTATCCTCAAACACAGAACCAAAGCTTCAACAACATGAacctttcatcaaacacatggtgcaCGGAAAGCTGAAGAAGAGTGTTATATAACAAATTCTAGAAGGGTAAGAAGATGGTATGAAGCATGTGTCATAGGAAGGTAAGGTTTGGGTTTCAGAAAGGTGACCAAGTATCAAACTATGTGAAAGTCTGAAACTTTGCTTTGATTCCAAGGGAATCACAAAGGGTTTGTTTGGAGGGAAGTTAACCGTTGGCCAACTTCCTCAAAGGGCTATATATGCTTataattatttaatgcaaggaaaaagaagcaaagttGAGAAAGCAATTGAAGTTCAATATGTTTCACAACTTtattaactctctctctctcaataatAATATTACAAAATTAAGACAGATGTAGAGATTTTTtgttatttgatgatatattaaaCATAAAGTTGATGACCTTTGAATACAAGTGGATAAGGCTTCAAAGTTATCTCATATTCTCATGCATATATGTCTGCTCAGGAAAAGATTAttggatatttaattatttatttataaaagatATCATTTAAATTTCGTTGAGTAAAGTATTCTTTTTGTCCCAATGTATGGGGTAAGTTCTAAAGTtattcctaacgtttcaatcgtgcTATTTAAAttcctaacattttaaaattgactcaatgttgttatgccgttaggaatctgttaacagaattgatggcgggacaaaattgagacgattttaaaacgttagagactaaaataggatgaaaacgttggggacaaaaacgatacatacaaataaattttagttttatccttcaataatatcaattttttaatgtacatagtattcaattattttttaataaattacacttaatcatattactttcattctaaataaatttattttttttataattttacacttaaaattataagttaatataaaaatataaaaaaaatatttagaatgaaagtagtgtgattaagtgtaatttacttatatgtgattaaaaaataattgaatattatataaagtaaaaaattaatattattaaaggataaaattaaaatttatttctatgtattgtTTTTGTCCTCCAACGTTTTTGTTCTGTTTAAGTCCCTAatatttcaaaatcgtctcaattttatcccgccgtcaattctattAATGGATCCCTAAAGGCGGAATAACATTGAGTCAAATTTAAAACATTAGAGACTTAAagacaactttaaaacttaccCAAACgttaaagacaaaaaaaatacttTACTCAAATTTTGTTTATCATACTTACCAAATAGCAAACTAATCAAttaacatttattattattattttatttttgaaaagctgAAGTAAATCTAAACCAAGCTTTTAGATTCTTTgaatactttttcaaaaaatttacaaattattcattaaaattaaaatcactcttattttttaattgaatctTTGAATATGACCTGCTTCTCTTTTGCCCTAACAACTTTTAGCATGGCTAAGTGGTGGTTTTTTATTCAATAATTTATGAATAATACTTTTTTAAATAATTCTTCGTTTCTTTACTAAACTCTTTGTACCATGgcaatatggtatcagagtagaGTTAGGTTCCAAAAAGATGTATGTGGTGGAACCGATGGTGACTCCTCTCATCAACATGATCATCATCATGGAAAATCTTCTCATCGTCATCACTATCACCACCACCACACTACCATGAACAACTACATTAACATAAACATCATAGCCATAAGCATTGTGACTCAGAGGAGACAAAACAGGTGTCTCTGACTCAGAAGTGTGCCTCCAAGAGACGTTCCTCAAAGAATGAACCCTGCCCTTTGGTTTCAAGATTAGATGGAAGTGTCAAGCATCATAATGTTATGAACATTGTAAGGGTCATCAAAAGCATGATCATATTGAAGACCATTGTCGTTCAGAAACGCACAATGTTATTCCAAATGCAGAAAACAatggtgcattacatagtcctcATTGCCATGGGACAGAGCACCGCCACAAAGAAGCTGACATAGCTTATGCTGTGGGAATAATAAATCAGTTTATGCATGAGCCACAAGAAGATCATATAGAAGCTGTTATGAGGATAGTTCGATATTTGAAGAGAACTCCAGTGAGTGGAATTATTTTCAAAAGGAATGACCATTTGAAGGTTGAGGCATACACTGGCGCAGATTGGGCAGGCAACCCAAATGATAGAAGATCAACAGCTGGTTACTTTACACTTGTTGGAGACAACCTGATAACTTGAAAAAGCAAGAAGTAGAAAATTGTAGCTCTTTCAAGTGCTGAAGCAGAATTTCGAGGGATCGTTAAAGGCATAACTGAAGTATTGTGGATAAGACAATTGATGACTGAGATTGAGTGAGTTTCCACCACAATCACCAAACCAGTTAAAATGTGACAACAAAGCCGCACCATTTTAGAGAATCCTGTACGTTGAGGTGGATCGACACtttatcaaagaaaaaattgAGAATGAAATTATTGAGCCTTCCATTTGTGAGATCAGAAGACCAGTTAGCTGATATTCTTACTAAAACAGTTTCAAGACAAGCCCTTGCTAAAGTTCTAACCAAGCTGAGTATTGGTGATCCCACTACTCACCTTGAGGAGAGTATTAGAATATGAACAAAATCGGAAAAATATCAAGGAGGAttagaaaaaaattaatgtaatttattaggatattattccaTAAGAGTGTACTCTTACCGTACTCTTGgtctatatattggtaagaacTTTGTAATCATAAAATGAGAAAtatgaataacaaaaataatatttttctaaataattctTCGTTTCTGTCCTAAACTCTTTGTACCATGGTAATCACATATATTTTtaatgtttattttatattttaatatatttttatacacACAACTGATTTAGTAATCCCTTCTTTTttgtgtaataataataataataataataaatgaagcAGAAAATTGATCTGAATTATAGCAGGTACTGTTGATCTTTTTTGGGATTATATGGTAAAAGGTTGGCCACCTAATCCAACTAGAACTACACAATCGATTATAGTGTGGCCCCTCCTTATTTCTAGGAATCATTGCTCCTAAATTCTGCATATTTAGCCACTACCATCCAACAATGGAGGTTTTTTTTTTCCActttctttttacttgtttagTTAATTAACAGAAAGAATTGTGTGCACTATATTTGTGTTTGGAGACTTGGAGTGACTTTGGAACTTTCCAAAAATGTGATAGATTACAGttatattaatttataatttttataatatggGGTAAAAACTCATGTCcatttttattgtatatatatagtaTTGAATGTACTTCAAGTCTTTATAATTTgagttctttttatttttctagaaaCTTTAATCATATCTCTAGTTGAATAAATTTTTATCATCAAGTCTATAATATATCCTTATCTGATTTTATTAGGTAAAACATAACtatttattcaaataaataaaaaatcttatattataaatattataaatNNNNNNNNNNNNNNNNNNNNNNNNNNNNNNNNNNNNNNNNNNNNNNNNNNNNNNNNNNNNNNNNNNNNNNNNNNNNNNNNNNNNNNNNNNNNNNNNNNNNNNNNNNNNNNNNNNNNNNNNNNNNNNNNNNNNNNNNNNNNNNNNNNNNNNNNNNNNNNTCTTTTTCCCAGCTTTATAATCTAACTAGAAGAATTTAAACCTATAAAAAACTAAGGGTCAAATTAAAAACTTAGTTTAATTACTCAGTCGGTCTTtataatttcatcaaatttttaattaggtttttgtatttttttttcaattagattcCTATATTATATCAGATTCTGTAACTAAATTCCTAcctaacaaaaatattaaaatgaacGGAATATTCTATTAAATTATACGAAATATTCAGTCAAGTGTTAGGCATATTCGTTttgtttaacagaatattctgttaattctaatatttttatcACGATAGagatttaattacaaaatctgatatgatATAGagatccaaataaaaaaaaatataaaaatttaattaaaaatttaataaaattacagGACCATAGtggaattaaacaaaaaatttattatCAAACTATATATAAGTATCTAAACTTTCAAGATATGTTTGGCAGGCAGATTATTAGTTACATGATAACAAATTTGACTTGTTTAAGCTTTAATCTTATTAGATAATAAGTAGGAAGTGCCAAATCTACCATCAAAACTAACTTGTGGGATCAAGCAACCTGATAGGTCTATCTCATCTAATTAATGTATGAGCAAGTAGGTCTACCAAAAATGAGAGCAACttttacatataaaaaaaataataaataagaatcaaataaaacaaaaatgaGAGCAATTTATTTNNNNNNNNNNNNNNNNNNNNNNNNNNNNNNNNNNNNNNNNNNNNNNNNNNNNNNNNNNNNNNNNNNNNNNNNNNNNNNNNNNNNNNNNNNNNNNNNNNNNNNNNNNNNNNNNNNNNNNNNNNNNNNNNNNNNNNNNNNNNNNNNNNNNNNNNNNNNNNNNNNNNNNNNNNNNNNNNNNNNNNNNNNNNNNNNNNNNNNNNNNNNNNNNNNNNNNNNNNNNNNNNNNNNNNNNNNNNNNNNNNNNNNNNNNNNNNNNNNNNNNNNNNNNNNNNNNNNNNNNNNNNNNNNNNNTCTATATGCACAATTGATTTGATAGTTAATTTTTT includes:
- the LOC107609704 gene encoding LOW QUALITY PROTEIN: E3 ubiquitin-protein ligase At4g11680-like (The sequence of the model RefSeq protein was modified relative to this genomic sequence to represent the inferred CDS: inserted 1 base in 1 codon; added 147 bases not found in genome assembly); this translates as MNSRCFLPQESLFINSGSMASFSSNSAAAAAEDSRVNSTRNRPLPRASPPSFLVQTAMRVSRARWFTFLRRVFHYQNGSRSNLGSNPFNTRTWMMMEFIALVVQIITITFTLAISKKERPVWPMRIWSAGYDIGCFLNLLLLYGRYRQICATQGDVLSFSDIEQQRNNEETSVYRISHLMNKCRTSLELFFAIWFVMGNVWVFDSRFGSFXPLASRLLGYNMNMGSSDKGASDDQISQLPSWRYKESHTKLELGNKDFEGSEKLINEDSECCICLAKYKDKEEVRQLPCSHVFHLKCVDQWLKIISCCPLCKQGLEK